In the genome of Polaribacter sp. MED152, one region contains:
- a CDS encoding MotA/TolQ/ExbB proton channel family protein, with protein sequence MKKVVNVLSVTGFMFFGAVQSTFAQEAATESQTFHQILKQNFIDGGPGFMGIVLVALILGLAIAIERIIYLNMATTNTKKLLANVDDALSSGGVEAAKEVCRNTKGPVASIFYQGLDRVDEGIEEAEKAVVSYGGVQMGQLEKNVSWISLFIALAPMLGFMGTVIGMIGAFNDIAVANDISPAVVAGGIKVALLTTVFGLIVAIILQIFYNYIVAKIDSIVNNMEDASISLIDLLVKYKK encoded by the coding sequence ATGAAAAAAGTAGTAAATGTCTTATCTGTAACAGGATTTATGTTTTTTGGAGCTGTACAATCTACATTCGCTCAAGAAGCAGCAACTGAATCGCAAACATTTCACCAAATATTAAAGCAAAACTTTATTGATGGTGGACCAGGATTTATGGGAATTGTATTAGTAGCTTTAATTTTAGGTTTAGCTATTGCCATTGAAAGAATTATTTATTTAAACATGGCAACTACAAACACTAAAAAATTATTAGCAAACGTAGATGATGCATTAAGTTCAGGAGGAGTAGAAGCAGCAAAAGAAGTTTGTAGAAATACAAAAGGACCTGTAGCATCTATTTTTTATCAAGGTTTAGATAGAGTTGATGAAGGTATTGAAGAAGCTGAGAAAGCAGTAGTTTCTTATGGAGGAGTTCAAATGGGACAATTAGAGAAAAACGTATCTTGGATTTCTTTATTTATTGCATTAGCACCAATGCTTGGTTTCATGGGTACTGTAATTGGTATGATTGGAGCATTTAACGACATTGCTGTAGCAAACGATATTTCTCCAGCAGTAGTAGCAGGAGGTATTAAAGTAGCCTTATTAACAACCGTATTTGGTTTAATTGTGGCTATTATTCTTCAAATTTTTTACAACTACATCGTTGCAAAAATCGATAGTATTGTAAACAATATGGAAGACGCGTCTATCTCATTGATAGATTTATTAGTAAAGTATAAAAAATAA
- a CDS encoding biopolymer transporter ExbD — MARRDNPEINAGSMADIAFLLLIFFLVTTTMNVDSGISKKLSEKPPIDYVPPVIKKKNIFEVNINRNNELLVEGERMDVKDLKDEAVKFIDNGGGVGNPGEDGTPGKACDYCKGERSDASSDHPNKAIISVQSDRGTDYGTYIVVQNELLKAYTELRNRLARERYGMSYQELEQAFSDAKKSADLSSEVDKLRKKVEDIKTSYPQIISDAEPTS; from the coding sequence ATGGCAAGAAGAGATAACCCAGAAATTAACGCAGGTTCTATGGCAGATATCGCTTTTCTGCTATTAATTTTCTTTTTAGTTACTACTACAATGAACGTAGATTCAGGTATCTCTAAGAAGTTATCAGAAAAGCCACCTATTGATTATGTACCACCTGTAATTAAGAAAAAGAACATTTTTGAAGTAAATATTAACAGAAATAACGAGTTACTTGTAGAAGGCGAACGTATGGATGTTAAAGATCTTAAAGATGAAGCTGTAAAGTTTATTGATAATGGTGGAGGTGTAGGAAACCCTGGAGAGGATGGTACACCTGGAAAAGCATGTGATTATTGTAAAGGAGAAAGAAGCGATGCTTCTTCAGATCATCCTAACAAAGCAATTATTTCTGTTCAAAGTGATAGAGGTACAGATTATGGTACTTATATTGTAGTTCAAAATGAGCTTTTAAAAGCTTATACTGAGTTAAGAAACAGATTAGCTAGAGAACGTTATGGAATGTCTTATCAAGAATTAGAACAAGCTTTTTCTGATGCTAAGAAAAGTGCAGATCTATCTAGCGAAGTAGATAAGTTGAGAAAAAAGGTTGAAGATATTAAAACATCTTATCCTCAAATTATTTCTGATGCAGAACCAACTTCATAA
- a CDS encoding biopolymer transporter ExbD — MSKFRKKKKGMPAVNTAALPDIVFMLLFFFMVTTTMRETNLVIENPRLPGATEIKKLEDKSLVSTIYIGKSKDPNRDGVGYNKIQLNDKISSADQVPAFIFSKRDKIAEALHPFMTTSIKADKESNVGTIIDVRLKLRDVNALKINYSTTAAAQNN, encoded by the coding sequence ATGTCTAAATTTAGAAAAAAGAAAAAAGGAATGCCAGCTGTGAATACAGCAGCTCTGCCAGATATTGTATTTATGTTACTATTTTTCTTCATGGTTACAACTACTATGAGAGAAACAAATTTAGTAATAGAAAATCCAAGACTTCCTGGAGCTACAGAGATTAAGAAGTTAGAAGATAAAAGTTTAGTAAGTACTATTTATATTGGTAAATCTAAAGATCCTAATAGAGATGGTGTTGGTTATAACAAGATTCAGTTGAATGATAAGATATCATCAGCAGATCAAGTACCAGCTTTTATTTTTAGCAAGAGAGATAAGATAGCAGAGGCTTTACACCCTTTTATGACAACGTCAATAAAAGCAGATAAAGAATCTAATGTAGGTACCATTATAGATGTTAGATTAAAATTAAGAGATGTTAATGCTCTTAAAATTAACTACTCTACAACAGCAGCTGCACAGAATAATTAA
- a CDS encoding porin family protein: MKNILFLTIFLIFSQLSNAQKDSLQLGDRYSEDHLYASISYAQLMNQPTGITRSGFSYGISLGFIKDFTLNKQGNIAVAVGVGYGYDFFNHELKVEDVNGNTTFDSGIDLESNKFSAHNLEIPIEFRWRTSTAKKYDFWRIYPGIKFLYNFSNNFNFIDNNTSFSFDDVASYRKLQYGLTLSAGYDEFNFHVYYSLTPLFENATLNGEEINSSIIKFGLIFYIL, translated from the coding sequence ATGAAAAATATTTTATTTCTTACTATTTTCTTAATCTTTTCTCAGTTAAGTAACGCCCAAAAAGATTCGTTACAACTTGGAGATAGATATTCTGAAGATCATTTGTATGCATCTATTTCTTATGCACAATTAATGAATCAGCCAACAGGAATTACTAGAAGTGGCTTTTCTTATGGTATTTCTTTAGGATTTATAAAAGATTTTACGCTAAATAAACAAGGTAATATCGCTGTTGCAGTAGGTGTAGGTTATGGTTATGATTTCTTTAACCATGAGTTAAAAGTAGAAGATGTAAATGGTAATACAACCTTTGATTCAGGTATAGATTTAGAGTCTAATAAATTCTCAGCACACAATTTAGAAATTCCTATTGAATTTAGATGGAGAACGTCCACAGCTAAAAAGTATGATTTCTGGAGAATTTATCCTGGTATTAAGTTCTTATATAACTTCTCTAATAATTTTAATTTTATTGATAACAATACATCTTTTTCTTTTGATGATGTGGCTAGTTATCGAAAATTACAATATGGTTTAACTTTATCTGCAGGATATGATGAATTCAATTTTCATGTTTATTATAGCTTAACACCTCTTTTTGAAAATGCTACTTTAAATGGAGAAGAGATTAATAGTTCTATCATAAAGTTCGGTTTGATATTTTATATCTTATAG
- the rpoN gene encoding RNA polymerase factor sigma-54, producing MLKQSLQYKLLQKLSPQQIQLMKLIQLPTQAFEERLKQEIEENPALDTGKDTSDTDDDFSNEYEDAGTEKIEAEDINIDEYLSDDEIPNYKTQANNYSSDDEEKNVPYAAGTSFHQSLVNQLNTFNLDEEERAIADFLVGSIDDSGYIRREIIDLVDDLAFTANVFTTEEKVVEVLKKVIHTLDPTGVGARDLKECLIIQLKTKESNKVRSLAIEILENAFDHFVKKHYKKLQEKFSISEDELKEINTEISKLNPKPGSSYAGNNKIAEQIVPDFSIKIIDGELDLTLNARNAPELHVSREYNNMLKGYQESSTKSKSQKDAVFFIKQKLDAAKWFIDAIKQRQQTLLVTMNTIMHYQYDYFLTGDERKLKPMILKDIADKINMDVSTVSRVANSKYVSTPYGTKLIKEFFSESMKNDQGEDVSTREIKKILETVIAEENKKKPLTDEKLSGILKEKGYPIARRTVAKYREQLDLPVARLRKEI from the coding sequence ATGCTAAAACAAAGTTTACAATATAAACTCTTACAAAAGTTATCTCCTCAGCAAATTCAATTAATGAAATTGATTCAATTGCCAACACAAGCTTTTGAAGAAAGATTGAAACAAGAAATAGAAGAAAATCCTGCTTTAGATACAGGTAAAGATACCTCAGATACAGACGATGATTTCTCTAATGAATATGAAGATGCTGGTACCGAAAAAATTGAAGCTGAAGATATTAATATAGATGAGTATTTGAGTGATGATGAAATACCAAACTATAAAACTCAGGCCAACAATTACTCTTCTGATGATGAAGAAAAAAATGTGCCTTATGCAGCTGGCACCTCTTTTCATCAATCCTTAGTAAATCAACTAAACACATTTAATTTAGATGAGGAAGAAAGAGCTATTGCAGATTTTTTAGTAGGTAGCATAGATGATAGTGGTTATATTAGAAGAGAAATTATAGATCTAGTAGATGACCTTGCTTTTACTGCAAATGTTTTTACCACAGAGGAAAAGGTTGTCGAAGTTTTAAAAAAGGTAATTCACACTTTAGATCCAACAGGAGTTGGAGCAAGAGATTTAAAAGAGTGTTTAATCATTCAATTAAAAACCAAAGAATCTAATAAAGTTAGAAGCTTAGCTATAGAAATTCTAGAAAATGCTTTTGATCATTTTGTAAAAAAACATTACAAAAAACTTCAAGAAAAGTTCAGTATTTCTGAAGATGAATTAAAAGAAATAAACACCGAAATTTCTAAGTTAAACCCTAAACCAGGAAGTTCTTATGCAGGCAATAATAAAATTGCAGAACAAATTGTACCCGATTTTTCTATTAAAATTATAGATGGAGAGTTAGACTTAACCCTAAATGCAAGAAATGCACCTGAACTTCATGTTTCTAGAGAGTACAATAACATGTTAAAAGGGTATCAAGAATCTAGTACAAAAAGTAAATCGCAAAAAGATGCAGTGTTTTTTATCAAACAGAAACTAGATGCTGCTAAATGGTTTATAGATGCTATAAAACAACGTCAGCAGACTTTATTGGTTACTATGAACACCATTATGCATTATCAATATGATTATTTTTTAACTGGTGATGAACGCAAGTTAAAACCAATGATATTAAAAGACATTGCAGATAAAATAAACATGGATGTTTCTACGGTTTCTAGAGTTGCCAATAGCAAATATGTTTCTACACCTTATGGAACTAAATTAATAAAAGAATTCTTTTCTGAATCTATGAAAAACGATCAGGGAGAAGATGTTTCAACAAGAGAAATAAAGAAAATTTTAGAAACAGTTATTGCAGAAGAAAACAAAAAGAAGCCTTTAACTGACGAAAAATTATCAGGTATATTAAAAGAAAAAGGATACCCAATTGCTCGAAGAACTGTGGCTAAATATAGAGAACAATTAGACTTACCTGTTGCTCGTTTACGTAAAGAAATTTAG
- the asnS gene encoding asparagine--tRNA ligase has product MKVSNVAELLESSTILQEVHVKGWVRTFRSNRFIALNDGSTIKNIQCVIDFENTAEETLKRITTGAAIAIKGTIVESQGRGQRVEIQVADIEILGDSNPDEYPIQPKKHSFEFLRENAHLRMRTNTFSAVMRVRSKLSFAVHKYFQENGFNYVNTPIITGSDAEGAGEMFRVTNFEDNKAPVTEDGKIDYSKDFFGKETNLTVSGQLEAETFAMSLGKAYTFGPTFRAENSNTTRHLAEFWMIEPEVAFMDLDGNMDLAEDFIKSVLKDVLETCKDDLEFLDQRLTQEEKSKPQAQRSEMSLIEKLKFVVDNNFKRVSYTEAIDILRNSKPNKKKKFQFPINEWGADLQSEHERFLVEKHFKCPVILFDYPANIKAFYMRLNDDGKTVRAMDVLFPGIGEIVGGSQREERFDVLVEKMKTLDIEEKELWWYLDLRKFGTAVHSGFGLGFERLVQFATGMGNIRDVIPFPRTPQNAEF; this is encoded by the coding sequence ATGAAAGTGAGCAACGTTGCAGAATTATTGGAATCGAGTACAATTTTACAAGAAGTTCATGTAAAGGGATGGGTTAGAACATTTAGAAGTAATCGATTTATTGCTTTAAATGATGGCTCAACCATAAAAAATATACAATGTGTTATCGATTTTGAAAACACTGCAGAAGAAACACTAAAAAGAATTACTACAGGAGCAGCAATTGCAATTAAAGGTACAATTGTAGAGAGTCAAGGAAGAGGACAAAGAGTAGAAATTCAGGTTGCAGATATTGAAATATTAGGAGATTCAAATCCTGATGAATACCCAATTCAGCCTAAAAAACATAGCTTTGAATTTTTGCGAGAAAATGCACACTTACGCATGAGAACAAATACGTTTAGTGCTGTTATGCGTGTGCGTTCTAAACTTTCTTTCGCAGTTCACAAATACTTTCAAGAAAATGGTTTTAACTACGTTAACACGCCTATAATTACAGGTTCTGATGCAGAAGGAGCAGGAGAAATGTTTAGGGTAACCAATTTTGAAGATAATAAAGCACCAGTAACAGAAGATGGTAAAATAGATTATAGTAAAGACTTTTTTGGTAAGGAAACCAACCTAACTGTTTCTGGCCAACTAGAGGCAGAAACCTTTGCAATGTCTTTGGGTAAAGCCTACACTTTTGGCCCAACATTTAGAGCAGAAAACTCTAATACTACTCGTCATTTAGCTGAATTTTGGATGATTGAGCCAGAAGTTGCCTTTATGGATTTAGATGGTAATATGGACTTGGCTGAAGACTTTATAAAATCGGTTTTAAAAGATGTATTAGAAACATGTAAAGACGATTTAGAGTTTTTAGATCAAAGATTAACCCAAGAAGAAAAAAGCAAGCCACAAGCACAAAGAAGCGAAATGAGTTTAATTGAAAAACTTAAGTTTGTGGTAGACAATAATTTTAAGCGTGTTTCTTATACAGAAGCCATTGATATTTTAAGAAACTCAAAACCAAACAAAAAGAAAAAGTTTCAATTCCCAATTAATGAATGGGGTGCAGATTTACAATCTGAGCACGAACGTTTTTTAGTAGAAAAGCATTTTAAATGTCCTGTTATTTTATTTGATTATCCTGCAAATATCAAAGCATTTTACATGCGTTTGAATGACGATGGAAAAACGGTAAGAGCCATGGATGTTCTTTTTCCAGGAATAGGAGAAATTGTTGGTGGTTCTCAAAGAGAAGAACGTTTTGATGTTTTGGTAGAAAAAATGAAAACCTTAGATATAGAGGAGAAAGAATTATGGTGGTATTTAGACCTTCGTAAATTTGGTACAGCAGTTCACTCAGGATTTGGTCTTGGATTTGAAAGATTAGTACAATTTGCAACAGGAATGGGTAATATTAGAGATGTAATTCCTTTTCCAAGAACACCACAAAATGCAGAATTTTAA
- a CDS encoding LytTR family transcriptional regulator DNA-binding domain-containing protein, producing the protein MIKNKHFVLFILLFFSFVLRAQENSDVETKINQLFQKVYEAGKDTEKATGYGKEILELAEKHKLPEFQIRAYLLLGSVSSRNQKFEESIGYYYKAKSLAKRTGNEEWFFKSNQNIGNLHLRTSYLDSALYYFNKSVDYSEKIADNFQIATSRVGLANTFFRLNKLDSAMLNFERANVSINAIKDQRFKNQSGRLFGNNYIRMGEICFLKKDYECAINYAENSLEIAEKYNIPYIFKSSFSLLGRSYTKLGKTAKAEEYFDKQLNLDVRKIDPKRITVTEPRNSTVISERNFALDKTIKKTVEKRKFYQSGLFISLIIVIILLLGLIYYINKKRTIEKEFLVIQEELDLLKSNKEDVVKEQKFLKLKSNAIINVADILYVKSDGHYVEYYLVNKERPEIDRNTLTEVTKELPSDTFVRMHRSYIVNIYKIKIINSTKLMLDNGVWLNLSRTYKQHLKDLLQQQVNY; encoded by the coding sequence ATGATTAAAAATAAACACTTTGTACTTTTTATTCTTTTATTTTTTTCTTTCGTTCTTAGAGCTCAAGAAAATTCCGATGTAGAAACTAAAATTAATCAACTTTTTCAGAAAGTATATGAAGCTGGTAAGGATACAGAAAAGGCTACTGGATATGGAAAAGAAATTTTAGAATTAGCTGAAAAGCATAAGTTGCCAGAATTCCAAATTAGAGCTTATTTACTTTTAGGTTCTGTAAGTAGTAGAAACCAAAAGTTTGAAGAAAGCATAGGGTATTATTATAAGGCAAAATCATTAGCAAAAAGAACAGGTAATGAAGAATGGTTTTTTAAATCTAATCAGAATATAGGTAACCTTCACTTAAGAACATCTTACTTAGATTCAGCTTTATATTACTTCAATAAATCTGTTGATTATTCAGAAAAGATTGCAGATAATTTTCAGATTGCAACATCAAGAGTAGGTTTGGCAAATACATTTTTTAGACTAAATAAACTAGATTCTGCAATGCTGAATTTTGAAAGAGCCAATGTGAGCATTAATGCGATTAAAGATCAGAGATTTAAAAATCAATCAGGCAGATTATTTGGGAATAACTATATAAGAATGGGCGAAATCTGCTTTCTTAAAAAGGATTATGAATGTGCCATAAATTATGCAGAAAATTCGTTAGAAATTGCAGAGAAATATAACATACCATACATTTTTAAAAGTAGCTTTAGTCTTTTAGGTAGAAGTTACACGAAGTTAGGCAAAACAGCTAAAGCTGAAGAATATTTTGACAAGCAATTAAACTTAGACGTTCGTAAAATTGACCCTAAAAGGATTACAGTAACCGAACCAAGAAATTCAACTGTAATTTCTGAACGCAATTTTGCATTAGATAAAACAATAAAAAAAACTGTAGAAAAAAGGAAATTTTATCAATCTGGTTTGTTTATTAGTTTAATTATAGTCATTATTCTGTTACTTGGTCTTATTTATTACATCAACAAAAAAAGAACTATTGAAAAAGAATTTTTAGTTATTCAAGAAGAGCTAGATCTTCTAAAAAGTAATAAAGAAGACGTTGTTAAAGAGCAAAAATTTCTTAAGCTAAAAAGCAATGCCATTATTAATGTAGCAGATATTTTATATGTAAAGTCAGATGGTCATTATGTAGAATATTATTTGGTTAATAAAGAAAGGCCTGAGATAGATAGGAACACTTTAACTGAGGTTACTAAAGAACTGCCATCAGACACGTTTGTAAGAATGCATAGGTCTTACATTGTAAATATTTACAAAATTAAAATCATCAATTCTACAAAGCTGATGTTAGATAATGGAGTTTGGCTAAATTTATCTAGAACCTATAAGCAACATTTAAAAGATTTACTACAACAACAGGTTAATTACTAA
- a CDS encoding response regulator transcription factor — METIYSSNYLQTFYDVESNLIIQKWLSSPNSLEIFKSEMLAFVYLYKKYRAKNLLWLQKNFSLELNSDTQIWLEENVNIPLLKNGNKKCAFVIGSDLYAHLTILESFDKCHSCIAPKHFATEKLARKWLEEELLISHGSSKKRFFFDGLDDEDNLIIRLPSKDIKHTLKSLNILLEKENFKTNNQKKFNLLTNREKEIMMYISKRENHQTIAEKLFISVHTVRTHYKNIKAKLNFESNKELLRFMNSYG, encoded by the coding sequence ATGGAAACTATTTATTCGAGTAATTATTTACAAACCTTTTACGATGTAGAAAGTAATTTAATCATCCAAAAGTGGCTTTCATCTCCAAATTCTTTAGAAATTTTTAAAAGTGAAATGTTAGCATTCGTTTATTTGTATAAAAAATATCGAGCTAAAAATTTACTTTGGTTGCAAAAGAATTTTAGTCTAGAACTTAATTCAGATACACAAATTTGGTTAGAGGAAAATGTAAATATTCCTCTATTAAAAAATGGCAATAAAAAATGTGCTTTTGTAATTGGTAGCGATTTATATGCTCATTTGACCATTTTAGAATCTTTTGATAAATGTCACTCTTGCATTGCACCAAAACATTTTGCGACAGAAAAATTAGCTCGTAAATGGCTCGAAGAAGAGTTGTTAATTTCTCACGGTAGTAGTAAGAAAAGATTCTTTTTTGATGGTTTAGATGATGAAGATAACTTGATAATTAGGCTACCATCAAAGGATATAAAGCATACTTTAAAATCTTTAAATATTTTGTTGGAAAAAGAAAATTTCAAAACTAATAATCAGAAGAAATTTAATTTGCTTACCAATAGAGAAAAAGAAATAATGATGTACATCTCAAAAAGAGAAAATCATCAAACCATTGCAGAAAAGCTATTTATCTCTGTGCATACTGTAAGAACCCACTATAAAAATATAAAAGCCAAACTAAACTTTGAAAGCAATAAAGAGTTATTGAGGTTTATGAATTCTTACGGCTAA